The proteins below come from a single Carassius carassius chromosome 11, fCarCar2.1, whole genome shotgun sequence genomic window:
- the LOC132153012 gene encoding zinc finger protein ZIC 2-like: protein MLLDAGHQFPGLGVGTFARHHHSSSEMQDRDLSLAQNSFVDSAHMGAFKLNHDLSPGQSSAFTSQAPGYPASALGAHAAHVTSYASSPFNSTRDFLFRSRGFGESTPAGGQHALFGPTAGSLHHSHTDSQGHILFPGIHEQHGSHASPNVLNGQMRLGLPGEVFGRSDQYHQVSSPRTDPYSAAQLHNQYGSMNMNMGMNMAAHPHHPGAFFRYMRQQCIKQELICKWIDPEQLSNPKKSCNKTFSTMHELVTHVSVEHVGGPEQSNHICFWEECPRESKPFKAKYKLVNHIRVHTGEKPFPCPFPGCGKVFARSENLKIHKRTHTGEKPFQCEFEGCDRRFANSSDRKKHMHVHTSDKPYLCKMCDKSYTHPSSLRKHMKVHESSPAGSDSSPAASSGYESSTPPGLVSPSTETQSNNNLSPSSAVHSSNNHSSLSSNFSEWYV from the exons ATGTTACTGGACGCTGGGCATCAGTTCCCTGGTTTGGGAGTGGGCACCTTTGCCAGGCATCATCACTCCTCCAGTGAGATGCAGGACAGAGACTTGAGTTTAGCGCAGAACAGCTTTGTCGACTCGGCGCACATGGGCGCCTTCAAACTGAACCACGATCTCTCGCCCGGACAGAGTTCTGCATTCACGAGCCAAGCGCCCGGTTACCCCGCCTCGGCTCTAGGCGCGCACGCGGCTCATGTCACATCATACGCCAGCTCGCCGTTTAACTCCACGCGGGACTTTCTCTTTCGCAGCCGTGGATTCGGGGAATCAACACCGGCGGGAGGCCAGCACGCACTCTTCGGCCCCACTGCCGGATCGCTCcatcactctcacacagacagccAAGGCCACATTCTGTTCCCTGGCATCCACGAGCAGCATGGATCTCACGCATCCCCAAATGTTCTCAACGGGCAGATGCGACTCGGACTACCGGGGGAGGTTTTCGGGCGATCAGACCAGTACCATCAGGTCTCCAGCCCTAGGACCGACCCTTACTCAGCCGCTCAGCTGCACAACCAGTACGGCTCCATGAATATGAACATGGGGATGAATATGGCAGCGCATCCCCATCACCCCGGTGCCTTCTTTCGCTACATGAGACAGCAGTGTATTAAGCAAGAGCTCATCTGTAAGTGGATCGATCCGGAGCAGCTCAGTAATCCGAAGAAGAGTTGCAATAAAACTTTCAGCACCATGCATGAGTTGGTCACCCACGTCTCGGTGGAGCACGTTGGAGGACCCGAGCAGAGCAACCACATCTGCTTTTGGGAAGAGTGCCCCCGGGAAAGCAAGCCTTTTAAAGCCAAATATAAACTGGTCAATCACATACGCGTGCATACGGGAGAAAAACCTTTCCCCTGCCCGTTCCCTGGATGTGGCAAAGTCTTCGCAAGATCAGAAAACCTGAAGATACACAAGAGAACACACACAG GGGAGAAACCATTTCAGTGTGAGTTTGAGGGATGTGATCGGCGCTTCGCGAACAGCAGTGACCGAAAGAAGCACATGCACGTTCACACGTCAGACAAACCGTATCTTTGCAAAATGTGTGACAAGTCCTACACCCATCCCAGCTCTCTTCGAAAGCATATGAAG gttcACGAGTCATCCCCAGCTGGATCTGACTCGTCGCCAGCGGCAAGTTCTGGTTATGAGTCCTCAACACCCCCTGGTCTGGTGTCCCCCTCCACTGAGACCCAAAGCAACAACAATCTGTCGCCTTCATCAGCGGTCCACAGTTCCAACAACCACAGCAGTTTATCGTCCAATTTCAGTGAATGGTATGTTTAA
- the LOC132153011 gene encoding zinc finger protein ZIC 5-like encodes MEPPLSKRNSAIRLADLASTQALPHQNMTGFPGIGGHHPHSHHAHLHPGEMGNDPGVALTPFGPEHMAQTNALKLSPSQPLQSHLEAQTAASFTSSQTTVGFPVAHPHTGYTTNRDFILRRELSASTMHALGDQHSSASSPHHHGMFISPTGAYGHAEGGAHPLFSGLHEQAAPGAHHHHHHHHHALNGQMRLGLPGDIYGRPEHFGHRPEHYGSSSLQSYNSMNLNVNLATAPHGATGAFLRYMRQPIKQELICKWIDQEQTSKKPCSKTFSTMHELVNHVTVEHVGGPEQSSHVCFWEECPREGKAFKAKYKLINHIRVHTGEKPFPCPFPGCGKVFARSENLKIHKRTHTGEKPFKCEFDGCDRKFANSSDRKKHSHVHTSDKPYFCKVRGCDKSYTHPSSLRKHMKVHCKSPPPPSANTGSSYHPSSTTIGDALSPNLEPHRNRSSNLSPQMTNLNEWYVCQGSAGPNNLHTPSSDVPTSESDDEDSFRHTDPRLML; translated from the exons ATGGAGCCCCCTTTAAGCAAGAGAAATTCGGCGATAAGATTAGCGGATTTGGCATCGACTCAAGCCCTTCCTCATCAGAATATGACAGGCTTCCCGGGGATAGGGGGGCATCACCCGCACTCCCACCATGCCCACCTCCACCCTGGGGAGATGGGCAACGACCCCGGAGTGGCTCTCACTCCATTTGGACCAGAGCACATGGCACAGACCAATGCTCTCAAACTTAGTCCCTCTCAGCCTTTACAAAGCCATCTCGAAGCCCAGACCGCGGCATCTTTCACGTCTTCTCAGACCACAGTTGGTTTCCCCGTGGCTCACCCCCACACAGGCTACACCACCAACAGGGACTTCATCCTCAGGAGAGAGCTCTCAGCCTCTACTATGCATGCACTTGGCGACCAGCATAGTTCCGCCTCCTCCCCTCATCACCATGGCATGTTCATTTCCCCAACAGGTGCTTATGGGCACGCGGAAGGTGGTGCCCATCCACTTTTCTCTGGACTGCACGAGCAAGCGGCCCCAGGtgcccaccaccaccaccaccaccaccaccatgccCTTAACGGGCAGATGCGTCTGGGTCTACCGGGGGACATCTACGGCAGGCCAGAGCACTTCGGCCACAGGCCTGAACACTATGGATCTTCTTCTCTGCAAAGCTACAACTCCATGAACTTAAATGTGAACCTTGCCACGGCTCCTCACGGAGCCACAGGGGCGTTTTTGCGATACATGCGGCAGCCCATCAAGCAAGAGCTCATCTGCAAGTGGATTGACCAGGAGCAGACGTCCAAGAAGCCCTGCTCCAAAACTTTCAGCACCATGCACGAGCTCGTCAACCATGTCACGGTGGAGCATGTCGGGGGACCGGAGCAGAGCAGTCACGTCTGCTTCTGGGAAGAGTGTCCGCGAGAGGGAAAGGCGTTTAAAGCCAAGTACAAACTAATCAATCACATCCGCGTGCACACGGGCGAGAAGCCGTTCCCGTGCCCCTTTCCCGGTTGTGGCAAAGTATTCGCGCGTTCGGAAAATCTCAAGATTCACAAGAGGACGCACACAG GTGAGAAGCCGTTCAAATGTGAGTTTGATGGCTGTGACAGGAAATTCGCCAACAGCAGTGACAGGAAGAAGCACTCTCACGTCCACACTAGCGATAAACCTTACTTCTGTAAAGTGAGGGGTTGTGACAAGTCGTACACACACCCGAGTTCCCTGCGCAAACACATGAAGGTTCACTGCAAGTCTCCTCCGCCCCCTTCCGCCAACACGGGCTCCTCTTACCACCCCTCGTCCACGACGATCGGTGATGCCCTCTCACCAAACCTGGAGCCCCACAGGAACCGTTCATCGAACCTTTCGCCTCAGATGACCAACCTAAACGAATGGTACGTGTGCCAAGGGAGTGCTGGACCAAACAATCTTCACACCCCTTCCAGCGATGTGCCAACGTCAGAATCCGATGACGAGGACTCTTTCAGACACACAGATCCCAGATTAATGCTCTGA